Sequence from the Streptomyces sp. R33 genome:
GGAGGTATCGCCGTGCTGTGCTGTTCTCTTCACGCCACCGTGCCGGAGAGTTCGCCCGTTGGCAATGGTGCCGCGGCGGCGCGTAAGGTCGGCCGGGTGCTTGATACTTCGCCTCTGACCGCCGCCGTGGAACGTTTCGCCGACCGGCTGCGGGCCATGCCGCAGAGCCGTCTCCGGCAGGGGGCCGCCGCCGAGGCGCTGGAGCTGGCCCGGGAGCTCTCCGTACGGGCCCAGGTGCTCGAGGCGCCGGAGCGGGCCGAGGGGGCGGCTCCGGCGCGGAACATGCCCGACGCGGGGGTCTTCGTGGTCGGGGACCAGGTCGCGGTGGCCGGGCTGGACCTCGCGCAGGCGCTGCGCGCCGCCGCTGCCGAGGAGTCCCCGGCAACCGCGAAGGCCCCGTCCGAGATGCTGGACGAGGCCGTGCGGCTGGTGGAACAGGCGGAAGTCAGAGCGACGCGATGACGCGGTCCGCGAGGATGTAGACGTTGTTGTCCGGGTCCTGGGGGTCACCGCAGGAGAAGGTCAGCGCATAGGCGCCCGAGATGCCCGAGCCGCCCAGCAGGACCGGCGCGGTGCCCGAGCGCAGGGCCTCGGCGAGGCGCTCCGCCGTCTCCCGGTGGCCCGGGGTCATGCACAGCGTGGTGCCGTCGGTGAAGACGTACACGTCGAGCGTGCCCAGCGGGCCCGGGCGGACGTCGGCGAGAGCCGTGCGGGCCTCCGCGAGCTCCTCCAGGCGGCTGACCGTGCGCTCGTGGTCGGCGCCGGGGGCCGAGGCCTGGACCGGTACGAAGTCGGGGTGCGAGGGGTGACGCCGGCGGGCGGCGGCCAGCTCGGCGGAATCCTCGGGGTAGTCGTCGGCCGCCTCGTCGCCGAGCACCGGCTCCAGACCCACGAGGTCCGCCTGGCGGGGCAGGAAGACGGCCGGACCGTCCTCGCCGAGCCCGGGCAGGCCGCCCAGCAGGGAGGTAGGGGCCTCCCCAGCGAAGCGTGGGGAAGCGTCGGCGGCGTCACGGGCCTCCTGCGCGGCCCAGAAGGCCCGCGCCTCGGCGAGCTCGCGCTCGCGCTCCTCGGCCAGGGCCTCGGCCACGGCGGCTCGTATCTCGGCGGCGGGGGAATGCACGGCACTGCGGGCGTGCGGGACGGTCGCACCGCCGCGGACGTGGGCCGGCGTGGCCAGCTCACCGCGGAGGGCCGCCACCTGCTTGCGCAGGCCGTGTACAGCGTGCAGCGCAGCAGCGCCCACGGCCGCGGCGGCGGCCGTGGTCAGCAGCAGGGCAAGAGACATGGCGCTCACTGACTAACTCCTGGTTGATTCGATCCCCCGACTTCCTACATCAGAGTGTCCCGACCTGGGAATGGCGTGCAGTGCATTACGTCACGAATTGGACAGGGCTTTGGTCACACCAGGGGCGTGCAGATGTGCCCTGACCTGGGGAAATGGCAAACCCCCAGGACAAAGGTCACATCCTGGGGGAGATTCGGTCACAGGTCGGCCGCGACGGGATTGGAATCGGTGTCAGTACGCCGCAAGGGATCAAGCGGATCCCTTGCGGCGTCTGGACGGATGCTCGCCCCGGCTCAGCTCAGGCGCTCGATGACCATGGCCATGCCCTGGCCGCCCCCGACGCACATGGTCTCGAGGCCGAACTGCTTGTCGTGGAACTGCAGGCTGTTGATCAGCGTGCCGGTGATGCGGGCACCGGTCATCCCGAACGGGTGACCGACGGCGATGGCCCCACCGTTGACGTTCAGCTTCTCCAGCGGGATCTCCAGGTCCCGGTAGGAGGGGATGACCTGGGCCGCGAAGGCCTCGTTGATCTCGAACAGGTCGATGTCGCCGACGGTCAGGCCGGCGCGCTTCAGGGCCTGCTTCGACGCCTCGACCGGGCCCAGGCCCATGATCTCGGGGGACAGGGCGGTGACGCCGGTGGAGACGATCCGGGCCAGCGGGGTCAGGCCCAGCTCGCGGGCCTTGGTGTCGCTCATGATGACCAGCGCGGCGGCGCCGTCGTTGAGCGGGCAGCAGTTGCCGGCCGTGACCAGGCCGTCGGGGCGGAAGACGGGCTTGAGGCCCTGGACGCCCTCCAGGGTGACGCCGGCGCGCGGGCCGTCGTCCGTGGAGACGACGGTGCCGTCCGGGGTGGTGACCGGGGTGATCTCCCGCTCCCAGAAGCCGTTCTTGATCGCGGCCTCGGCGAGGTTCTGCGAACGGACGCCGAACTCGTCCATGTCCTGGCGGGTCACGCCCTTGAGACGGGCCAGGTTCTCGGCCGTCTGCCCCATGGAGATGTAGGCGTCGGGGATCAGGCCGTCCGCGCGCGGGTCGTGCCAGTCGCTGCCCTCGCTCTGCGCGACGGCGGCGGTACGGGCCTCGGCGTCGGCGAAGAGCGGGTTGTGCGTGTCCGGCAGGCCGTCGGAGGAGCCCTTCACGAACCGGGAGACGGTCTCGACGCCGGCGGAGATGAAGACGTCGCCCTCGCCCGCCTTGATGGCGTGCAGCGCCATGCGGGAGGTCTGGAGGGAGGAGGAGCAATAGCGGGTGATCGTGGTGCCGGGCAGGTAGTCCATGCCCATCTGCACCGCGACGATACGCGCGAGGTTGTGCCCCTGCTCGCCGCCGGGGAGGCCGCAGCCGAGCATCAGGTCGTCGATCTGGCGCGGGTCCAGCTCGGGGATCTTGGCGAGGGCGGCCTGGATGATCGTGGCGGTCAGGTCGTCCGGGCGGACGTCCTTGAGCGAGCCCTTGCCGGCACGCCCGATGGGGGAGCGGGCGGTGGAAACGATGACGGCTTCGGGCATCGGGACTCCAAGGGGTGCGTCGTTGCGGGACCGCATGCGAAGTTACCGCCCCGTACGGTCGAGGTCACCGGCTTCGGCATGTGATGCCGGTCGCTCCGCGGGTTCAACGCCCGGCCCGCCGTCTCCTGTTCCGCCCCGCCCCGCGCCGGATCGGCCCGGGACGGGTCAGGTGCCGGCCACCTGGGGGCCCGGGACGGGGTCCGGGTTGGGCGGGGGCGCGGAGACGTCCTCGGTCGGGACGCGGCGGCGGCGACGGTGCTTGAGGAGGGCCCACGGCCCGCGTGCGGCCGTGACCTCGGTGCCCGCCTGCCCGGCAGCGGCAGACGCGGCCTTGGCCACCGGAAGCATGTCCTCGTTGCGCGAGACCTCCAGCCGGTCCGACTCCGGCCACAGGGCGAGCGCCGCGCACAGGGTGGGGAGGACGGCCATCGCGGCGGTCGCGTACCCCTCCGCCGACGGGTGGTAGGAGTCCGGGCCGAACATCTCGCGGGGGTTCGCCGCGAACTCCGGGCCCAGCAGGTCCCCCATCGAGACCGTACGGGCCCCCAGCGCGACGACCCCTATGGTCTGTGCGGCGGCCAGCTGGCGCGAGACCCGCCGGGCCAGCCACCGCAGCGGCTGGTACACCGGCTCGATGGTGCCCAGGTCGGGGCAGGTGCCGACCACCACCTCGGCGCCCGCGAGCCGCAGCCGGCGTACCGCCGAGGTGAGGTGGCGCACCGACTGCGTCGGCGGCATGCGCCGCGTCACGTCGTTCGCGCCGATCATGATCACGCACACGTCCGGCGGCGGCAGCCCGCCGTCCAGGAGCAGGCCCGCCTGGCGGTCGAGGTCGTCGGACATGGCCCCGGAGAGGGCCACGTTGCGCAGCTCCACCGGCCGCTCGGCCACCGCCGCCAGCCCCGAGGCCAGCAGCGCGGCCGGGGTCTGTCTGGCCCGGCGTACGCCGAGTCCGGCGGCCGTGGAGTCGCCCAGCATGGCGAGCCGCAGCGGGACGGTGCCCGGTTCCAGCCCGGGGCCGGCCTCGGGTCTGCCGAATTCGCTCCCGTACAGCCCGTCCGCGCGCGGCGGATCGCCCAGTCCGGTGCCCACCGTCCGCTTGGCGAACTGGACCTCCGCCAGCACCAGCCCCACGGCGGCGGCTCCGACCAGCCCGAGCCCGCCGCCGCCGTACGCCGCGCCCGCCGCGATCCGGCGGGCCGTCCTCGCCCTGGACACCTCTCGAGCCACCTCGCTTCGCTGCCTGGCCTCGATGACCTTCCTGCCCCGTACTGCCGGTCGGCCAATCCCTTTCCGCATAGTCTGGCCGGACCTCCCGGAGAACCCGTGGAGTCCCCTCCCTGGAGAACATGGTGCAATTCCACGACTCGATGATCAGCCTCGTCGGCAACACCCCGCTGGTGAAGCTCAACCGTGTGACCGAAGGCCTGCAGGCCACCGTCCTTGCCAAGGTCGAGTACTTCAATCCCGGCGGATCCGTGAAGGACCGGATCGCCGTCCGGATGATCGAGGCCGCCGAGCAGAGCGGTGCCCTCAAGCCCGGTGGCACCATCGTGGAGCCGACCAGCGGCAACACCGGCGTAGGACTCGCCATCGTGGCCCAGCAGAAGGGCTACAAGTGCATCTTCGTCTGCCCTGACAAGGTGTCCATGGACAAGATCAACGTGCTGCGCGCGTACGGCGCCGACGTGGTGGTCTGCCCGACGGCCGTCGACCCCGAGCACCCGGACTCGTACTACAACGTGTCCGACCGCCTCGTCCGCGAGACCCCGGGCGCCTGGAAGCCGGACCAGTACAGCAACCCGAACAACCCCCGTTCGCACTACGAGACCACCGGTCCCGAGCTGTGGGAGCAGACGGACGGGAAGATCACCCACTTCGTCGCGGGCGTCGGCACGGGCGGCACGATCTCGGGCACCGGCAACTACCTCAAGGAGGTGTCCGGCGGCAAGGTCAAGGTCATCGGCGCCGACCCCGAGGGCTCGGTCTACTCCGGCGGCTCCGGCCGCCCGTACCTGGTCGAGGGCGTCGGCGAGGACTTCTGGCCGACCGCGTACGACCCGAACGTCACCGACGAGATCATCGCGGTGTCCGACAAGGACTCCTTCCAGATGACCCGCCGCCTCGCCAAGGAGGAGGGCCTCCTCGTCGGCGGCTCCTGCGGCATGGCGGTCGTCGCGGCGCTGAAGGCCGCCGAGGGGCTCGGCCCGGACGACGTCGTCGTCGTCCTGCTGCCGGACAGCGGCCGCGGCTACATGAGCAAGATCTTCAGCGACGAGTGGATGGCCGGTCACGGCTTCCTCGAGGAGGCGGGCCCCGCGGCGCGCATCGGCGACGTGCTCGCGGACAAGGAGGGCGCCATGCCGTCCCTGGTCCACATGCACCCCGAGGAGACCGTGGGCGAGGCCATCGAGGTGCTGCGCGAGTACGGCGTCTCGCAGATGCCGATCGTCAAGCCCGGCGCCGGCCACCCGGACGTGATGGCCGCCGAGGTCATCGGCTCGGTGGTGGAGAAGGAGCTGCTGTCGGCGCTGTTCGCGAAGCAGGCCTCGCTGTCCGACCCGCTCGAGAAGCACATGAGCAAGCCGCTGCCGCAGGTCGGCTCGGGCGAGCCGGTGTCGGAGCTGATGTCCGTACTGGGCGAGGCGGACGCGGCGATCGTGCTGGTCGAGGGCAAGCCGACCGGCGTGGTCAGCCGTCAGGACCTGCTGGCGTTCCTCGCGAAGGGCGCGAAGTAGCCGCTGCCGGTGGCGGGATGACGTCGTGTCGGCAGTCGGGTCGGCATGTCGCGCAAACGGTACGGGCCCGTCATGTGGCGGCAGCACCGGCTTAACACGGCTCCGGCACAGTGGTGGTTGTCGGCAGGAGCGCAAACGCCCCGGCCGGCACCACCGAACGGTGTTGGCGTGAATCCGGAGCGGCTCCCGGACCGCGCGGACGCCACGGACGCGGCCGGCCCTGACCCGGCCCGTGTCCTTCGCGGGGACCGCCGTCGTCCCGCCCCTCGCTCTCGCGAGGGTGCGGCGGTCCCCGCGCACACCCTTTTTTATGGGGCTCGGCTCGCCTCCGGGGCGCCGTTGCCCGACTCACAGGGCCCCCAGGCGCGCCCCTTCGGCTCGCTCGCCCGTGCAGCGGTGAGGGGACCGCGCAGCGGTCAGGGGCGGTGGCGGAAGGATTTGGCGGCGTGGACGAAGTTCACGCCGACGACGCCCGCCCAGGCGACCAGCAGGCCCTTGAACCCCGCCTGCGTGGCGCCGATGGCCGACAGCGGGATCGCCAGGACCAGTGTGATGATCGCGAAACCGAAGCGTTCGCCGAAGGTGCCGTCCAGCGGTGCCGGCGAGCCCCCGCCCCGGCCCCCGCGGACGGCGGCCAGGCGTTCCTCGGCCAGCCGGCGGCGCACCTGGGTGTCGACCTTCTCCACGAAGGAGTCCACGAGCGCGGCCTCGTAGTCCGGCCCCAGCTCGCGCCGGGCGTCCAACGTCGCGTCGAGTTCCTTCTTCAGCTCCTGGGACTCCATGCGCCCAGGGTAGGAACGGGCGCCGGCCGCGGCACTGGGGGTAGCCCCCGTATCCGCGGGCCGTCGCCGCCCGTATCCCCGCCCTCCACGCTCCGGACCGTCTCGCGGAGCGGTCCGCGGCTTGCCGTCCTGCATAACCGCATGCAGAGTGCTCGGTGACTGAATAATCACGGGGACGGAGGGGGTCGGGATGAGCGACAGCCCGGCAGCACGGCTGCAGAAGCTGTTCGAGGGGCACCGGCTGACGCCCACCCAGCGGCGGATCGCCCACTGCATGGTCCGGGGCGCGGCGGACGTACCGTTCCTGTCGAGCGTGGAGCTCGCCGAGCTGGCCGGGGTGAGCCAGCCCTCGGTGACCCGTTTCGCGGTGGCGCTCGGCTTCGACGGATATCCGGCGCTGCGCCGGCACCTGCGCGAGGTGGCTCCCGCCGAGCGGGCCGAGGCCGCGCAGGAGGACGGGTACAACGAGTACCAGCAGGCCGTCCAGGGCGAGATCGAAAACCTGCGGCAGCTGTCGGCGATGCTGGCCGACCCCTCGCCGGTCGAGGAGGCGGGCCGGGTGCTCGCCGCGTCCAGGCCGTTGCCCGTGCTCGGACTGCGGGCGGCGTCCTCGCAGGCGCGCGGGTTCGCGTACTTCGCCGCCAAGGTGCATCCGGACGTACGGCTCCTCGACGAGGGCGGCTCGATGCTCGCCGACCGGATCGACGCGGCCGCCGGGGCCGGGGCCTCGGCGCTGCTGTGCTTCGCGCTGCCGCGGCATCCGCGGGAGGTGGCGGAGGCCCTGGACCACGCGCGGGCGGCCGGACTGAAGGTGGTGACGGTCGCGGACTCGGCGTTCGCGCCGGTGGCCCGCTCCTCGGACCTGCTGATCCCGGCGCCCGTCGGGACGGGACTGGCCTTCGACACCGCGTGCGCGCCGATGCTGCTGGGCCGGGTCCTCCTGGAGGCGATGGCGGACGCCCTCCCGGACGCCCAGGCCCGCCTGGAAGCCTTCGACGCCCGGGCGGCGGCGCGGGGGCTGTTCGTGGAGTAGGGGCTCCTGTGCGGGGCCTCCACCCCCCCGGGGCCCGGGGGGGCGGAGCGCGTGTGCGGAAGGGCGCGGCTCCTGGGGGAGTCGCGCCCTTCGTGTGCTCCGGGGACTGGCGGTGTCAGACCGCGAGCCCGATGGTGGAGCTGCCCGTGCCGCCCGGGACGGGGGGCTTGGGCTGCCTCGCCGCGCACTGCTCGGGAGTGTCGACCCCGAGGCAGAGCACCGATCCCATCGGGACCTTGACGGTGCCGTCGCCCTTCGGCAGGGGCTTGCCGTCGACGCACAGCCCCGGGGCCGCCTTCGGGTCGTTGCAGTAGCTCTCCGGAACCACACCGTCGGAGTCCGCCGGCTTGGAAGGAACCTCGCCCTCGCCCGCGGGGTTCTCGTCAGACGGGACCTTCTCGTCGGACGGGACCCGGTCGTCCTTGCTGTCCTCGCCCCGGCGGTCGTCGTGGTCGTTGCCGCCGCGGTCGGCCGGGAGGGTGATCGTATGCGGCGTCGCCGGGGCGGCGAACGCGCCGGTGGGGAGCAGTACGCCTCCGGCGGCCAGCGAGGTCGAGGCGGTCAGCAGCGCGAGACGCAGGGTGCGGGAGGTGAGAGACATGGGAGACCTTCCAGGGGAGGGAGGGGGAGTGGGCCACCGGTTCTGCGTGAGCCCGTGCATCCAGTAAGCCCCGGCGGCCGGATCGCGTCATGACCCTGGAATTCGTGACTTGACGGATTTTGGTGGATTTGATAGCCGCCCATGTCGCCGGGAGGACTGCCGCCCCGCTCCTCCCCGCCCCGCAGACCCGACGGCGATCAGTCGTCCATCCGGACCAGGGCCTCCCCGAAGTCGCCGCCCGCCTCCGTCACGATCGATGCCGCCGACTGGGC
This genomic interval carries:
- a CDS encoding SGNH/GDSL hydrolase family protein, translated to MSRARTARRIAAGAAYGGGGLGLVGAAAVGLVLAEVQFAKRTVGTGLGDPPRADGLYGSEFGRPEAGPGLEPGTVPLRLAMLGDSTAAGLGVRRARQTPAALLASGLAAVAERPVELRNVALSGAMSDDLDRQAGLLLDGGLPPPDVCVIMIGANDVTRRMPPTQSVRHLTSAVRRLRLAGAEVVVGTCPDLGTIEPVYQPLRWLARRVSRQLAAAQTIGVVALGARTVSMGDLLGPEFAANPREMFGPDSYHPSAEGYATAAMAVLPTLCAALALWPESDRLEVSRNEDMLPVAKAASAAAGQAGTEVTAARGPWALLKHRRRRRVPTEDVSAPPPNPDPVPGPQVAGT
- a CDS encoding cystathionine beta-synthase; the encoded protein is MQFHDSMISLVGNTPLVKLNRVTEGLQATVLAKVEYFNPGGSVKDRIAVRMIEAAEQSGALKPGGTIVEPTSGNTGVGLAIVAQQKGYKCIFVCPDKVSMDKINVLRAYGADVVVCPTAVDPEHPDSYYNVSDRLVRETPGAWKPDQYSNPNNPRSHYETTGPELWEQTDGKITHFVAGVGTGGTISGTGNYLKEVSGGKVKVIGADPEGSVYSGGSGRPYLVEGVGEDFWPTAYDPNVTDEIIAVSDKDSFQMTRRLAKEEGLLVGGSCGMAVVAALKAAEGLGPDDVVVVLLPDSGRGYMSKIFSDEWMAGHGFLEEAGPAARIGDVLADKEGAMPSLVHMHPEETVGEAIEVLREYGVSQMPIVKPGAGHPDVMAAEVIGSVVEKELLSALFAKQASLSDPLEKHMSKPLPQVGSGEPVSELMSVLGEADAAIVLVEGKPTGVVSRQDLLAFLAKGAK
- a CDS encoding acetyl-CoA C-acetyltransferase, with the translated sequence MPEAVIVSTARSPIGRAGKGSLKDVRPDDLTATIIQAALAKIPELDPRQIDDLMLGCGLPGGEQGHNLARIVAVQMGMDYLPGTTITRYCSSSLQTSRMALHAIKAGEGDVFISAGVETVSRFVKGSSDGLPDTHNPLFADAEARTAAVAQSEGSDWHDPRADGLIPDAYISMGQTAENLARLKGVTRQDMDEFGVRSQNLAEAAIKNGFWEREITPVTTPDGTVVSTDDGPRAGVTLEGVQGLKPVFRPDGLVTAGNCCPLNDGAAALVIMSDTKARELGLTPLARIVSTGVTALSPEIMGLGPVEASKQALKRAGLTVGDIDLFEINEAFAAQVIPSYRDLEIPLEKLNVNGGAIAVGHPFGMTGARITGTLINSLQFHDKQFGLETMCVGGGQGMAMVIERLS
- a CDS encoding MurR/RpiR family transcriptional regulator gives rise to the protein MSDSPAARLQKLFEGHRLTPTQRRIAHCMVRGAADVPFLSSVELAELAGVSQPSVTRFAVALGFDGYPALRRHLREVAPAERAEAAQEDGYNEYQQAVQGEIENLRQLSAMLADPSPVEEAGRVLAASRPLPVLGLRAASSQARGFAYFAAKVHPDVRLLDEGGSMLADRIDAAAGAGASALLCFALPRHPREVAEALDHARAAGLKVVTVADSAFAPVARSSDLLIPAPVGTGLAFDTACAPMLLGRVLLEAMADALPDAQARLEAFDARAAARGLFVE